From a region of the Triticum aestivum cultivar Chinese Spring chromosome 7D, IWGSC CS RefSeq v2.1, whole genome shotgun sequence genome:
- the LOC123170249 gene encoding peroxidase 1-like, translating into MDDVVALPLPLHAGGARSRHGGGNTAAGAAGERGGAYWTVDTWKTLVGADATIGDRVVPSRTLQPTQMIGQLHVFAAPLALLVLAAASSAAVAQLEIGFYSKTCPDAEKIVRQEMATIIAAAPSLAGPLLRLHFHDCFVRGCDASVLLESTDGNVAEKDAKPNKSLRGFGSVERVKAKLEAACPGIVSCADVLTLMSRDAVVLAKGPFWPVALGRRDGRVSSATEASDELPQASGDVPLLAKIFASKGLDLKDLVMLSGAHTLGTAHCPSFADRLYNSTGENGAYGLVDPSLDSEYADKLRLKCKSVDDRTMLSEMDPGSFKTFDTSYYRHVAKRGGLFRSDSALLFDTSTRDYVQRIATGNFDGEFFKDFSASMIKMGDVGVLTGAEGEIRKKCYAPN; encoded by the exons ATGGATGATGTGGTTGCCCTGCCACTTCCGCTTCATGCTGGCGGTGCAAGGAGTAGGCACGGCGGCGGCAACACGGCCGCAGGAGCGGCCGGGGAGCGAGGCGGCGCCTACTGGACCGTCGACACTTGGAAAACGCTGGTCGGGGCTGATGCGACAATTGGG GATAGGGTGGTCCCGTCAAGAACACTCCAGCCTACGCAAATGATTGGCCAATTACAT GTCTTTGCTGCTCCTCTGGCCCTGCTGGTTCTCGCAGCAGCTAGCTCGGCAGCGGTGGCTCAGCTGGAGATCGGCTTCTACAGCAAGACATGCCCGGACGCCGAGAAGATCGTCCGCCAGGAGATGGCCACGATcatcgccgccgcgcccagcctCGCCGGCCCGCTCCTCCGTCTCCATTTTCACGACTGCTTCGTCAGG GGTTGTGACGCCTCTGTCCTGCTTGAATCCACCGACGGCAACGTGGCGGAGAAGGACGCCAAGCCCAACAAGAGCCTGCGTGGGTTCGGCTCCGTGGAGCGGGTGAAGGCCAAGCTCGAGGCCGCGTGTCCGGGcatcgtctcctgcgccgacgtgCTCACCCTCATGTCCCGCGACGCTGTCGTGTTGGCAAAGGGACCCTTCTGGCCAGTGGCGCTGGGCAGGCGAGACGGTAGGGTGTCCAGCGCCACGGAGGCCAGCGACGAGCTGCCCCAGGCCTCCGGCGACGTCCCTCTGCTCGCCAAGATCTTCGCCTCCAAGGGCCTCGACCTCAAGGACCTCGTCATGCTCTCCGGCGCCCACACGCTCGGCACGGCGCACTGCCCGTCCTTCGCCGACCGCCTCTACAACAGCACCGGGGAGAACGGTGCCTATGGCCTCGTCGACCCGTCTCTGGACAGCGAGTACGCCGACAAGCTGAGGCTCAAGTGCAAGAGCGTTGATGACCGCACTATGCTGTCGGAGATGGACCCCGGTAGCTTCAAGACCTTCGACACCAGCTACTACCGCCACGTCGCCAAGCGGGGGGGCCTCTTCCGCTCCGACTCGGCGCTCCTCTTCGACACCAGCACCAGGGACTACGTCCAGCGCATCGCCACCGGCAATTTCGACGGCGAGTTCTTTAAGGACTTCAGCGCGTCCATGATCAAGATGGGCGACGTCGGCGTGCTCACCGGGGCCGAGGGAGAGATCAGGAAGAAATGCTACGCCCCCAATTAG